The segment GTGGTCGCAGTGAAAATGACCCGTCTGTTCAAGAAAACCCTGCTGTTCATGCTCCTGGCCTTCGGCGTCATCGCTGCAGTGTCCTCATCCTACTCGGCCTGGACGCTTCGCGATCGCATGACCTACGAGTATGAATCCAAAGCCCTGGCCATTGCCAAATCCATGGCCGACTCCAGCGCGGAGTTGGTCCTGTCTCGCGATGCGGCGTCCATTCAATCACGCATCGACCAGTTCTTGGACATTGATGGGGTCTCATACGTTCTGGTGGCCTCCCACTCAGGGGATATCGTGGCACACACTTTTGTCCCGGAAATCCCGGAGCAGATCTCCACGTTGCTGTGGGACCTCCGGACACTCAATGCCGGGCGTGTCAAAACACCGATCAGCCTCAGCCTCACCTTACCGGACAAGGGCGAATTCATTCATGTCGCACACCCCATCCTTGCAGGAGAAATTGGCAGCGTTCATATCGGCATGGACAAGGGCCTGATCAACAAGGCCATCCTCGGGGCCATCATCAATCATCAGATTCTGACCCTGGCCCTGTTCCTGACCTGCGCGCTGATCGCCTATTTCTTCATGGAAAACATCTCGCGCCCGTTAATCGCACTCACCGAGTACGCCCGCAAGATCAAGGGCCGCGACTTTGAAGCCACCCTGGACATCGACTCCAACGATGAACTGGGCGAACTCGCCGGCGCCTTCCACTCCACCTCTCAGGAACTCTCGACCCTGATTACCGGGCTGGAAGAATCGGTGAAAAATGCAACGGACGAGTTGCAGGACACCTTGGCCACTGTCTCGGCCATTGTGAACAACATGGCCGATGGCCTGCTGGTGACCGATGCCGAAGGCAACCTCCTGCAATTCAACTCCGCTTTGCTGGATATGTTTGGTGCCACCTCCGGCAACTTGATCGAAACCAACGTCCGCGACCTGCTGGGAGCGGAGATGCACGCCATGCTGACGTTGGCCGGACTGGACCACTGCAATATTTCCACGGAGGACGGCGACTCCGAATCTCCCCAACAACAGGCAACCATAGAAGTCAACGGACAACGGCTGGATGGGACATCCTTCCCTGCCGAAATGTCCATGGCCATGCTCCCGCTCAAGGGTGATCTCAATATTGTTGGCATCATCCGCGATATCACCAACCGTAAGCAGGCCGAACTCAAACTCAAACTCGCCCACGCCGAGTTGGAAGAACGCGTCGAACAACGCACGGCCGAACTCTCCGAATCCAACAAACAGCTGACGGCAGAAGCTGCCGAACGCAGTGCCGCCGAACTGGCTTTGCGTCAGGCCGAGGCCAAATATCGGGGCATCTTCGAGAACGCCATCGAGGGCATCTTCCAGCTCGCTCCGGACGGCACCTATGTCGCCGCCAACCCCGCTCTGGCCCGCATTTACGGCTACGCCAACCCCATGGAACTTCTGGGGGCGGCAGGCTGCGGCATGGCTGGCTTCCATGTGGACGAATCCCATGGCGAAGAGTTTTGGTCACAACTTAAGGAAAACAAGGAAGTCCGTGACTTCGAATCCCAAGCCAGACGCCAGGATGGTCGTATCGTATGGACTTCCCAAAACGCCCGGGCCGTCCATGACGAAAGGGGTAAGCTTCTCTTTTATGAAGGATCGGTGGAAGACATCACCAACCGCAAGGAAGCCGAATCAGCCTTACGGCACCAGGCCTTCCACGATCCTCTGACCGGACTGCCCAACCGCATCCTGTTCCTGGATCACCTGCGTCAGGCCATGGAGCGCACCAAGCGGACCAAGGACTTTGTCTACGCTGTGCTCTACATGGACCTCGACCGCTTCAAGATCATCAATGACAGCCTGGGCCACAACATCGGCGATGAACTCCTGAAGCACGTGGCGCGCAAGCTGGAAGAGGCCGTGCGCACCATGGATACCGTCGCCCGCTTCGGAGGCGACGAATTCGCCGTGCTGCTCGAGGATATGCGGGCCCCGCGCGAGGCCATCAAGATCGCCAAGCGCATTTCCGACGCAGTCAAGGAACCGGCGCATCTGGGTGGCTACGACGTGCACACATCGGCCAGCCTCGGCATCGTATTGGTCAAGAAGGACTATGACCGCCCCGACTCCATCCTACGCGACGCCGATACGGCCATGTACAGAGCCAAGGAATCCGGGCGCTCACGCTTCAAGGTCTTCAGCCAACGCATGCACGACCAGAACGTGAGGCTGCTGGAACTGGAAACCGAACTACGAAAATCCCTGGAACGCGATGACTTCGTGACCCTGCTGCAGCCCATTGTGGACCTGGACAACAAGCGCCTGAACGGATTCGAGGCCCTAGTCCGTTGGAACCACCCCAAGCTCGGCATGATCTCCCCAGCGGAGTTCATCCCTCTGGCCGAGGACACTGGTCTGATCCACCCCCTGGGTGAATGGGTACTGCGAAATGTCTGCAGCACCATCCGTGATTGGGAAAAACAATTCCCGCCAGGAACTCCGCTCAACATTTCCATCAACCTCTCGGCCAAGCAGTTCGTTCAGCCCACGCTCATCCCGCAGTTACGCGAGATCCTTGAACTGACCGGCATCACCCCCTCCAATCTGCGCCTGGAGGTTGCCGAAACCGTTCTCATGAATCATGCCTCCATCGCCATTGAGATGCTCGGGCAACTCAAGGACCTGGGCATCTCCCTGTCCATGGATGATTTCGGTACCGGCTATTCGTCTCTGTCCTATCTCCGCCAATTCCCCATCGATGCGCTGAAGATCGACCGCAGCTTCATCTCCCGCTTCGGGGAAGACGCTGAATCCCAGGTACTGGTCAGGTCCATCATCTCCCTTGCCAAGAACATCGGCGTCGCCGTGGTGGCCGAGGGAGTGGACACCGATGTTCAAAGCGCCATGCTCAAAGACTTGGGCTGCGAATATGCCCAAGGCTACCTCTTTGCCCGCCCCATGCCCCGCGAGAAGGCAGAAGCTTTGCTCCGTGGCGACGAAGTCCTCGACATCTAGCCCTCCAAGCATTGAATTTCTCGATGCGATAACCTAGGGTCGTATCGACATTCCAAATGCAAGGAGAGAGCAACATGGCGATCATCATCTATGGGAAATCCGGTTGACCGCATACCATCAGGGCCAGGTCGGCCCACCCGGATGCCACATATTTCGACGTTAGCATGGACCCCGCCAAACTGGACGAAATGCTCAAGCTGGCCGATGGGGCAAGAAAAGTTCCCGTGCTGGTGGAAGACGGCAAGGTCACCATCGGATTCGGTGGCACCTGAGGCTGCTAAATCGCTCCGGCAGGTTGCCGGCACACAGAACGTCTTTCATAAAAGAAGCCCGAGCTATCGAAGATGGCCCGGGCTTCTTGTTAGCATCGTCGATGCTACGAAGCGGCAGGAGTCCGAATCAGCTGCACACAGACCAAAGACACCAGAGCCAGTCCGGCACCAGCATAGAACACCATCGCCGGGTCCACGAGCCACAACAGGCCACCGGTAACCGGCACGACCACCGCCGCAATGTGGTTGATGGTGAATCCCACAGCCATGCTCGGGGCAATGTCTGCTGGCTTGGCAATCTTCTGAAAATAGGTTCGGATGGCAAAGGCGCAGTTGAACAGAAGATGATCCAGCACATACATCAGCGCCACCACAGCCTTGCTCCCGGTCTGGGCATAGACCATGAAGACCAGCACCAGTCCGGCATACTCCACCGACAAGACTCGCCGTTCGCCCAGGCGGACCACTGCCCTGCCGATCCAGGGCCCGGCAAACCAGTTGATGGCGTTGTTCAACACGAACAACGCCGTGACTTCACGCACGGAAAAGCCAAATCGCTCCACCAGCAGAAACACCGAAAAAGCCACAAAAATCTGCCGTCTGGCCCCTGCCAAAAACGTCAGCAGGTAATACAACCAGTACTTCCAGCGCAGGACCATGGTCTTTCGCTGCGGCTCGGTCTGGCCACCACGAGGCTCGAACCACAGCATGCTCGCTCCTGCCACGGCCACGGCCACACCAACCAGCGCGAACAACTGGGTATACTCCAACACCGGAGCCAGAATAAAAATCGCACCACCCATGATGAGATTGCCCACGGACATCATTCCCCGCAAGCGTCCGAAGACAATGGGAGCCGTGGCTGAATCGAAATGTTGGAGGGTCAATGACTGATTGCAGGTCTCAAAATAATGGAACCCAAAAGACATGACCAGGGTGGTCAGGGCCAGCCCCCAGACCGAGGGGAACAATCCCGTGCCGGCAACTCCCAGTCCCATAATGAGAACCGATAGGGCAGCCAGCCGATGCTCGCGGATAATCAGCAGCAGATAGACCACCAGCAATGCCAGAAAGCCCGGGATCTCGCGCACGGACTGAACTACCCCCATCCCCAGCCCATCCAGCCCGGCGGCTTCCACCGCGAAATTGTTGATCAACGTCCGCCAGCCCTGCAACCCCATGGCTGAAGCGACAGTCAAAATGATTAAAAACAGATAGATGCGCTTCTTTTGAGCGTGGATATCCATGTCTGGTTACTCCAGATTGCATTATATTGGGAGTGGGAGGGCACTTTTGCGCGAGCTCGTGCTGTGCTTAATTCAAGCCCAAAAGGCAAGTTTTTTCTCCATTCATGTCAGTTGATTGCAATATGATTTCATATTTTATCACAAATCCCCCTAAAGGAACGGCCATAATGCCCGATAAGACTTGCAACCAGAAGGCAACATGTACCCTTCGCAAGGATGCGAGAACAACATGGCAAAGATTATCGACATCACACCCCGAGCGCAGGACGTCAGCCCCGTCCTGGTGCTACTGACCTCCCACCGGGTGGATTGCCTGCTGTTGTGCATCAAGTGCCTGGAACTTTTCACTGATCTCGGGCGCTTCAAGAAGATATACGTCGTCGCCAACGACGTCAGCGACGAGCACGCAGTCATCATCAAGTCCTTCCAGCGCCGGCACGCCAACGTCATCGACGTTCACGCCACACCACGTGGTCAGATCCCTGCCATGCTCTCCATGGAAAATTTCATCTTTGAGCGCCACAAGCAAGATGTCATCGTGCGACTATCCGAAGACGTCTTCGTAACACCGTTCTGGCTGGAGCACCTGCTGGCCACCTACAAGCTGCACAAGGGGCACAAGGACATTCTGGCGATCTCGGCACTGACGCCTATCAGCCGAATCGGACGCCAACTGATGGACCGGGCACTCAGAGCCCACTACCCGGCAGAACGAAAGCGGCTGCCCCTGATTCCCGTCGAACAGAACGCCGTCTATCATCGCTTTGTGTGGGAGAAGGTACTGGGCGACAACCTTGTGGGAAAGTACCTGGAACTGAACCGCCCCAAACAGGTCTACCTGAGCCATGTCTCAGTGGACTGCCTGCTCTTTGACGGTGACCTCATAGAGCGCATCGTACCCATGGCACTCCGCCTGCCGGACGGGGCCACACGGGCCGACGAATTTTACATTAACAGCGCCCTGCGTAACGGCGGTATGCGTGCTGCAGTGGTCACCGATGCCCTGGTCCACCACTTCAGCCATGGCAGACCGGAGGCTTACCTGCGCAAGCACGTCAGCATGGACGACATCTGGTGGTACATGACTTTCATCGAGTCACATGTCCAGGCCACACCGGCAGCAGCCTTCCGGCCACGCCCCGGCAAGGGCAGCAGACTCGAACTATTGCGCCTGATGAAAGAACGGGAACTCAGGGTCCTGCAATAAACAAATTACCAGAGACGGGTGGGAAATCCAGGGGAGGGGAGAGACTCTACTGGGCGACCCGCCACCCCGAAGACATTCGGGCTGGAATGCGCCAGAGGCCGAGGACATAGGGTCCGCGGCCTCGCGCATTTTTATAACGCCTTCGGGCGACTGTACACCCCAAGCCGCAGCCCCAGGCCACGCAACCAGCCACCGCCCTTAGCTGTCTGGTCCATCATTCTATGGATACTCGACAAGTAATCCAGGTACCCCACCATGGAATCAACACCAAGCCGGTTGGCCGATCCGGCATCCAGAATGTCCTGCTTCAGATACTGGTAGCGCTGTTCAAAGATTTCCACTTTTTCTGCCAGACGCAAACTGGAAAAACTGGCATCCGAGGGATCGGCGTGCAGAGACAGGGTGACTGCACTGTCCAACAGTTTTTCCAGAGCCTCATCCAACTCGGCATCCTCAGTAGGCTCCAGGTTCTTATAGATGGTCTCCGCCTCCAAGGCGGAATCCCCGGTCATGACATAATACCTGAGGGAGCGCAGGATATCGGGGATCAATTCAGCAGTTTCCTGGGGCAGGCCATGCTTGCGCAGCTTGGCCGAAAACATGGCAATCTCGGCCTGAAGCTTATCCAGAACGGCTTTCTCGCGATGCAACTCCCGGCACGGCTGCTCCTTGCTCCGGCAACGCAGGGCAGCATGGGCCATGCGTTGTGCCGTTGCGCCAACCCGGGCCACTTCACGCACCATCGCTCCCACAGCCACGGCCGGGGTGGAAAGGACGTTGCTATCCAAGTACCTGAGGGTGCCCTCTTCTTCCTCTTCCGTCCGAAACCAGTTTTCAACCATTCCGGTCAAACGAGTGGTAAAGGGCCCCACCAAAAACACACCAAGGATATTGAATGTTGTATGGAAGAGCGCAAGCACGGGCACCGGGTCCAAGGTCATATTCAACAGCAGACGCAAGTGTAAAATCCCGCCCAGGATCAAGGAGAGTGCACCAAAAGCAGCCAGCCCCGTGATCAGATTAAAAATCACGTGCATGGCAGCAACGCGTTTGGCGTTCGAAGTCGCCCCTATGACCGCGATGGCCGCCGTACTTGTGGACCCCAGGTTGGCACCGATCACAGCCGATGCAGCCAACTCCAGTGGCAGCATGCCCTGCGCCGTCGCCGTCAGGATCAGAGCCATGGAGGCACTGGACGACTGCATGAGGAAGGTCATGCCAAATCCAATACCGCACAGGGACAAATACCCAGCCCACCCATCAAAGACCCACTGCTCAACCCGAACCGTCTGACTGAGGCCGATAAACACTTCCTGCAGTGCCTCAATCCCCAAAAAGAACAGACCAAATCCGGCCAAAGCCTCACCAAGAGCTGCGCGGCGCGTCCCGCCCCTGGACAGCCACAAGGCAGTACCCACAGCAATCAGTGGCAGGGCCAGAATCTTGATATTGAGCTTCAGCCCAAGGGAGGCCACGATCCAGGCCGTGGATGTCGTGCCGATGTTGCTGCCATAAACCACCCAAACGGTCTGGCCCAGAGTCATCACTCCGGCATTGACAAAACCGATGGCCGCCACGGTCACCGCAGCAGAAGATTGCACCGCCGAGGTCATCACAAACCCGGAGGTCAAACCACGAAACGGGGTCTTGGTCGAATTGGACAACACCCTGCGCAGTGCGCCACCGGCAGCCAACTTCAGGCCATCGCTCATCAGCTTCATGCCCAATAGGAGCAGGCCCAGTCCTCCGGCCAGCGAAATAATCATCTGCAAATGGGAACTCCCTTGATCTGTCGTCCATGTTCAATCTGGTCACACATCTTCAATGACCGCAATTCTTAGCGTGGACGCCCCAAAATGAAAAGAAGAAGAAAAATCAACCCGCACTCAGCGGTGGGGCGCCCCACAGCAGGAGCACCTTGCCGTTCATCACGCTCCAGGCACTATCGACACAACACACAATGAGAATCGGGCTGAGAGAAACAACGATCATCTTGACGACTACCGCCCCTCATCCAAGGCAATGTGCCTGCTTTGCACCAGGCCTATAACCAAACGCGCACTGCGTCGCAGCCTCTGAAGCACAACATGATTTTAGCCCTATCACCAGCACTTGGAAGAATCACAGGCCATATCGTCCATCCGTAATCGACGATTTGATATTCAGTGACTTACCAACATACTCCTTTTTGCTGCATTTAATGCGACTATCCAGTATATTGACGCAATGATTTCCAACGATGCCCCCTCCATTCCTCAGCGCCCATTCCGCATGGTCCTGATCAGCGTCGTCATCTATGCCATGTTCGTCGCCACGTTTGTCGTCTGGTATACCCAGCGCGCCGAAGATCAGATACTGGCGGACATCGACAGCAGACTCCTTGTCTCTGCCTCGGCTCTTAAGCATATCCTGGCCAAGGACTTTCATGACCGCACCACGGACAAAGACTCCATCAGCTATCAAGAGGAACTGTCCAACCGCGAACGTTTCAATGCGTTTGTCCGGGAAAGCGGCTTGAACTATGCTTACACAATCATTGAAGAACAAGGGCGATACTACTTTTCAGCTCCCACGGTCACACCCGAAGAAGCCGAAGAAATTCGGCGTTGGTATTACTATCCCTACCGTGAGATACCCAACGAATTCGTCCTGGCGTTGGAGAACGATCAACCGGTATATCTGACCTACACAGATGAGTGGGGAACCTTCCGTTCCGTGGCCCTGCCCGAGCTTTCTCCTGCCGGCCGAAGATACCTGGCCTGCGCAGACTTTGCCGTACCCAAACTCGAAGTGCTGCTGCACAACAAGCGCTGGGAGGCCGTGGCCATCGGCATCCTGTTCCTGCTTTTTTCCATCCCGTTCATCATTGCGCACCGGACTCAGAACTCCCGCTATTCCTCCGTTCTCAAGCGCACCAATGCTCAATTGAGGCGGCACAAGGACCAACTGGAACAGCGGGTCAAGCTACGGACAGAAGAACTCCAGAAAGCAAAGGAACATGCCGAAGAGGCAGAAAGAACCAAAAGCCGCTTCCTGGC is part of the Desulfovibrio ferrophilus genome and harbors:
- a CDS encoding EAL domain-containing protein gives rise to the protein MTRLFKKTLLFMLLAFGVIAAVSSSYSAWTLRDRMTYEYESKALAIAKSMADSSAELVLSRDAASIQSRIDQFLDIDGVSYVLVASHSGDIVAHTFVPEIPEQISTLLWDLRTLNAGRVKTPISLSLTLPDKGEFIHVAHPILAGEIGSVHIGMDKGLINKAILGAIINHQILTLALFLTCALIAYFFMENISRPLIALTEYARKIKGRDFEATLDIDSNDELGELAGAFHSTSQELSTLITGLEESVKNATDELQDTLATVSAIVNNMADGLLVTDAEGNLLQFNSALLDMFGATSGNLIETNVRDLLGAEMHAMLTLAGLDHCNISTEDGDSESPQQQATIEVNGQRLDGTSFPAEMSMAMLPLKGDLNIVGIIRDITNRKQAELKLKLAHAELEERVEQRTAELSESNKQLTAEAAERSAAELALRQAEAKYRGIFENAIEGIFQLAPDGTYVAANPALARIYGYANPMELLGAAGCGMAGFHVDESHGEEFWSQLKENKEVRDFESQARRQDGRIVWTSQNARAVHDERGKLLFYEGSVEDITNRKEAESALRHQAFHDPLTGLPNRILFLDHLRQAMERTKRTKDFVYAVLYMDLDRFKIINDSLGHNIGDELLKHVARKLEEAVRTMDTVARFGGDEFAVLLEDMRAPREAIKIAKRISDAVKEPAHLGGYDVHTSASLGIVLVKKDYDRPDSILRDADTAMYRAKESGRSRFKVFSQRMHDQNVRLLELETELRKSLERDDFVTLLQPIVDLDNKRLNGFEALVRWNHPKLGMISPAEFIPLAEDTGLIHPLGEWVLRNVCSTIRDWEKQFPPGTPLNISINLSAKQFVQPTLIPQLREILELTGITPSNLRLEVAETVLMNHASIAIEMLGQLKDLGISLSMDDFGTGYSSLSYLRQFPIDALKIDRSFISRFGEDAESQVLVRSIISLAKNIGVAVVAEGVDTDVQSAMLKDLGCEYAQGYLFARPMPREKAEALLRGDEVLDI
- the uxx1 gene encoding UXX-star selenoprotein family 1, yielding MAIIIYGKSGUPHTIRARSAHPDATYFDVSMDPAKLDEMLKLADGARKVPVLVEDGKVTIGFGGT
- a CDS encoding MFS transporter, whose protein sequence is MDIHAQKKRIYLFLIILTVASAMGLQGWRTLINNFAVEAAGLDGLGMGVVQSVREIPGFLALLVVYLLLIIREHRLAALSVLIMGLGVAGTGLFPSVWGLALTTLVMSFGFHYFETCNQSLTLQHFDSATAPIVFGRLRGMMSVGNLIMGGAIFILAPVLEYTQLFALVGVAVAVAGASMLWFEPRGGQTEPQRKTMVLRWKYWLYYLLTFLAGARRQIFVAFSVFLLVERFGFSVREVTALFVLNNAINWFAGPWIGRAVVRLGERRVLSVEYAGLVLVFMVYAQTGSKAVVALMYVLDHLLFNCAFAIRTYFQKIAKPADIAPSMAVGFTINHIAAVVVPVTGGLLWLVDPAMVFYAGAGLALVSLVCVQLIRTPAAS
- a CDS encoding glycosyltransferase family 2 protein, which translates into the protein MAKIIDITPRAQDVSPVLVLLTSHRVDCLLLCIKCLELFTDLGRFKKIYVVANDVSDEHAVIIKSFQRRHANVIDVHATPRGQIPAMLSMENFIFERHKQDVIVRLSEDVFVTPFWLEHLLATYKLHKGHKDILAISALTPISRIGRQLMDRALRAHYPAERKRLPLIPVEQNAVYHRFVWEKVLGDNLVGKYLELNRPKQVYLSHVSVDCLLFDGDLIERIVPMALRLPDGATRADEFYINSALRNGGMRAAVVTDALVHHFSHGRPEAYLRKHVSMDDIWWYMTFIESHVQATPAAAFRPRPGKGSRLELLRLMKERELRVLQ
- a CDS encoding Na/Pi cotransporter family protein encodes the protein MIISLAGGLGLLLLGMKLMSDGLKLAAGGALRRVLSNSTKTPFRGLTSGFVMTSAVQSSAAVTVAAIGFVNAGVMTLGQTVWVVYGSNIGTTSTAWIVASLGLKLNIKILALPLIAVGTALWLSRGGTRRAALGEALAGFGLFFLGIEALQEVFIGLSQTVRVEQWVFDGWAGYLSLCGIGFGMTFLMQSSSASMALILTATAQGMLPLELAASAVIGANLGSTSTAAIAVIGATSNAKRVAAMHVIFNLITGLAAFGALSLILGGILHLRLLLNMTLDPVPVLALFHTTFNILGVFLVGPFTTRLTGMVENWFRTEEEEEGTLRYLDSNVLSTPAVAVGAMVREVARVGATAQRMAHAALRCRSKEQPCRELHREKAVLDKLQAEIAMFSAKLRKHGLPQETAELIPDILRSLRYYVMTGDSALEAETIYKNLEPTEDAELDEALEKLLDSAVTLSLHADPSDASFSSLRLAEKVEIFEQRYQYLKQDILDAGSANRLGVDSMVGYLDYLSSIHRMMDQTAKGGGWLRGLGLRLGVYSRPKAL